A window of the Blattabacterium cuenoti genome harbors these coding sequences:
- the carA gene encoding glutamine-hydrolyzing carbamoyl-phosphate synthase small subunit produces the protein MKSIRKKKKGMLILEDGTKYNALSFGHQKSTSGEIVFNTAMTGYTESLTDPSYNSQILVFTYPMIGNYGVPPNSLSKKERIHKFYESNKIHVSGLVVTYYSNHPYHYSMSKSLSEWLCENRVPGLYNIDCRSIAKKLRNNGGSALGKIFIDDDISFYDPSKYNLASKVSIKEKITYGDGEYKIILVDFGLKNNIIRCLLKRNCTLIRVPWNYDFNKEKYDGLLLSNGPGNPTIYKKPIESIRIAMRREKPIFGICLGNQLLGIAAGGSTYRLLHAHRGHNQPVMSLDNGKSFVTSQNHGYVLDYSSLLSKGWRVFFKNLNDNTCEGIIHNNKPFFSVQFHPEASGGPTDTDFLFDMFIDIIIKKRQK, from the coding sequence ATGAAAAGTATAAGAAAAAAGAAAAAAGGAATGTTGATTTTGGAAGATGGAACTAAATATAATGCTCTATCATTTGGCCATCAAAAATCCACTTCTGGAGAAATTGTATTCAATACAGCTATGACAGGATATACGGAAAGTCTTACTGATCCTTCTTATAATAGTCAAATTTTAGTTTTCACTTATCCTATGATAGGGAATTATGGAGTTCCACCAAATTCTTTATCTAAAAAAGAACGAATTCATAAATTTTATGAATCTAACAAAATTCATGTATCTGGACTTGTAGTTACATATTATTCTAATCATCCATATCATTATAGTATGAGTAAATCTTTATCTGAGTGGTTATGTGAAAATAGAGTTCCAGGATTATATAATATAGATTGCAGATCTATTGCAAAAAAACTTAGAAATAATGGTGGATCTGCATTAGGAAAAATATTTATAGACGATGATATATCTTTTTATGATCCTAGCAAATATAATCTTGCTAGTAAAGTTTCTATTAAAGAAAAAATTACATATGGAGATGGTGAATATAAAATAATACTTGTAGATTTTGGTTTAAAAAATAATATTATAAGATGTCTTTTAAAAAGAAATTGTACTCTCATAAGAGTTCCATGGAACTATGATTTCAACAAAGAAAAATATGATGGATTACTATTATCTAATGGGCCTGGAAATCCCACAATATATAAAAAACCAATAGAGTCTATTCGCATAGCTATGCGAAGAGAAAAACCTATATTTGGAATATGTTTGGGAAATCAATTGTTGGGTATTGCTGCAGGAGGATCTACTTATAGATTGTTACATGCTCATAGAGGACATAATCAACCTGTTATGTCCTTAGACAATGGAAAAAGTTTTGTTACATCACAAAATCATGGATATGTTTTAGATTATAGTTCTTTGTTATCAAAAGGATGGAGAGTTTTTTTTAAAAATCTCAACGATAATACATGTGAAGGAATTATTCATAATAATAAACCATTTTTTTCTGTACAGTTTCATCCAGAAGCGTCAGGTGGTCCAACAGACACCGATTTTCTATTTGATATGTTTATTGATATAATTATAAAAAAAAGGCAAAAATAA